In Thermococcus sp., the DNA window CTGCTTGAGTATCCCAAGGCCGTCGTCGTTCTGACCCTGATTTTCGCCTTCGACCCCCTGCTGAGCTTTTTCCTTGACTCCCTCTACTCCCTTCGCTACATAGAGGAGAGAACCCGAATAGTACCCCTGGCGGAGTTCGGGAGACGGACGCTCCTGTTTGCGCTAGTTTTGCTGGTTGCCGACGGTAACCTCATGAGGATCGTGCTTTCATACCCGGTGGCGGATACCGTAGTGTTAGCCGCTGTTCTGGGTGTTTGTGCTGGACGCCTCAGGGAGCTGAAGGCCGTTTCGGAGGGTGAGGAGCCCGACCTCTGGAATCTCCTAAGGAAAAACCTCCCCTTTTCACTCTAGACCCTGACGGGCCTTTTCTTCTGGAACGTAGATGTGATGATGGTCTCAAAGCTACTGGGGGCAATGGAGACCGGTTTTTACAACGTTGGTGCCACGATTTTCAAGGCGATATACTTCCTTCCCCAGTCCTTCGGCTCGGTTCTCCTCCCAAAGGTAAGTAAAGCCTACCACGATGGGAATCTCTGGGGTGTGCGCAATCTGCTGCTGGAATCGGCGAAGACCCTCCTCCTAATTGCCATTGGCATCGTAGTGTACTCGCAAACGAGTCTGCCGTACTACGTCCCCCTGCTCTTCGGGGACAAGTACTCCCCCGCGATGAAGATTATTGGGCCGATGTCGCTGATAGTCCTCTTCTACTTCCCGGCCTTCCTTGGACAGAACCTGCTCGTGGCAATAAACAGGGAGAAGAAAGCCGTGAATTCGCTGGTCATTGCCAACGCAACGAACTTCGTCCTGAACCTCGTGTTCATCAAAATGTACGGTATCCTTGGCGCGGTCTACGGTACCGTGCTGAGTCAGGTGGTGTTTTTTTATCACCACCGCCTACTACCTCCGCGATGTTATTAGCTGGATGTCTCCGCTTGGGGATATATGGAAGGACTTGACCATAGGAAGTGCCGCGTGGGTAGCAACAGGGCTCGTTGTCTCATGGCTGAACGGGGTAACGAGGCCGTATCTAGCCGACAATTTGTACCTACTGACGTTTTTCCTGCTGTACAGGGAGTTGATAAAGGGGGAGAGGTTTACCCTGCATGGGTATTCTATCCATTAGAAGGCCTGCATCTCCTCTCCTTGGGAACGTAGTTTATCAGCTTTCCCTCTCTGGCCTTCGCGGAGCCAAGGAAATAGGAGCGCCACTTTACTATCATCCAGCCATGAAGGCTTTCGTTGATCTCGACGCTCTTTCCTGCTAAATAGTGCCTCGCCCTTTCATCGTCCAGCTCAACGACGTTCTTCGTCGCCTTTGGCCCTACTAGGAAACTCCCCTCAATGCTGAGCCTTATCCCGTCGCTCTCAATCCTCGCAAAGTAGATTCCCTGCCTGTCCGGTCCCTTAACCTCAAAGGGGCAGGGCTTCCAAGCGTAGACCTTGTGGTATCTACCCCGTATCTCGTAGACCAGCTCGGGTGCGTAGCCGTAGTTTTCAACGAGAAGCCTCTTCACAAGCTCGATATCGTCCGTCCTTCCAACCTCTTCCCTCGGGTTAGTGGTAGCCTTTTCATTGCTCTCCTCGCTCATTCGCCTCCCTCCGGCTTGGCTATCTTCGCTATGAAGAACGCCTCCGTGTCGTTGTCATTCGGGTGTATGCGCAGGGCCTTCTTTAGCTCGAGCGAGTAGGTTCTCCCCTCCCATTCGAGGACCGGTTCACTCGTCCTCACGGGCAGGTCAATCCTCTCGAGCCTCGCGTCGGTCTTCCTGAGGAGATAATCAACGACCTCCTCGTTCTCAAGGGGGTCTATCGTACAGGTGGAGTAGACGAGCGTCCCGCCCGGTTTTAAGGCCCCGTAAGCCACCCTGATAAGCCTCTTTTGGATGTTCATGTAGCGGATGACGGTTTTCATTCTCCACTCTTCCAAGAACTTCCACTTCTTCCGTATCATTCCAACCGAGGAGCACGGTGCGTCGAGGAGGATTCTATCAAAGGTATCCTTGAAGCGAGCGAAGTAGGCACCGTCCCTCGTGGTCACGCGCGCTATCAGAACCCCCATCCTATTGAGGTTTGCCATGAGGACGTTGGCCCTGCTCAGTTTCGGGTCGTTCGCTATGATACACCCCTCGTTTCCCATGTACTGGGCAATCTGCCCGGTTTTGGAACCGGGTGCCGCCGCCATGTCAAGCACAAGTTCGCCCGGCTTTGGCTCAAGAACAACCGGCGGAATCATCGAACTCGCTTCCTGACCGAATATCAGTCCCAAACTGTGCTCTGGGACTTCCACGAGGTTGTCGACGTTGATGAAGAAGCCCTCGCGAACCCAGGGAATTGGCTCAAGCTCAAACTCTTCTCTCAGCCTCTCCACCACTGACTCCAGCGGCGCCTTGAGCGTGTTCACCCTTATGCTCTGCCTGAGCGACCTTATCAAGAACTCCCAGAACTCGTCGGTGTCTTCGAGCCTTGAGTAGCGCTCATAGAATCCAGGGTTTGTCTCCCTGACTCTGTCCCTCGCGCTCATGGAACCACCTCATATGTCAGGAACCAGCTGGGCCATCCACCTGCCGTCGGGAAGCTGTTTTATCTCCATTTCGTGGTAGGTTATCGCCTTCACTTCCTCCTTCGGCCCCTGTTTCTCGCTCAGCAGTTCACCGCAGGCCCTCGCCTTGATCTTGTAGCCATCTCCGCTCTTCTCGATCTCAATCCTAACGTCGCCGAAGACAAGTCCCTCCACATCATGGATGACGAGAAGCTCCTCAAGGAAATTATACAAGAGCGCCATCAGATCCTCTCCTTCCGCCTCAACTTCCCTGCACTCTTTGGGGTCAACCTTCCTCACGTCAACCATAACGTCGAAGAGCGCCAGTGCAACGGCCTCAAAGGCTTCCTCAAGCGTTGAACCGTACCCCCTGATGCCTATGTCAGCGGTGTGCTCGTAGTGCTCCCATTCCCTCATCTCAGCCACCCCCAAGGAGTACCGAGTTTAGATCCTCCTCTATCGCCGCCCGATGGAGCCTCTTGTCAGCAGTATAGAAGCTTCTTGCCTCGACGTACTTTGCCGAGACTATCTGAAGGGCATCAGCTTGATACAAATGGTATCTCTCGATCAGCTTCCAGGCATCTGCCAAGATCAGGGAGTGGACCGGAACCATCTCTAAGACGCCCAGCCTCGTGAACCGCTTTACCTCCGCTAAAAAGCCCTTTTTCAGGAAGTCAAACTCATCTCTGCTGAGCTGTCCCCGTCTCAGCCGTTTATCGAGTGTGCCGATAACCTCTCCGATGTTCCAGAAGCTGAAGGCCAGCTTCACCTCCCCCCTGTAGGCGTCCCTGAATAGCTCCTTTACGACATCGCTGCCCTCTTCGTCCAGGTATCTCTTCAGAATTGCATTAGTATCCAAGTAAACGCTTCTCCCTGTCATCTCTCATCTCCCTCACAAGCTTCTCACTGCTCTCTCCTTTGACTCTCAGGGGTTCAAACCACAGGGGCACCTCGGAGTCGTCGACGTCCTTCAAAACTTCGTTTATGAGGTAGTTCATCAGCGCCTCTTCAAGGAGCTTGCTGACCTCGCTCTTCTCCCGCTGGGCCAGCTCTTTAAACTCCTTCCACAGTTCTTCATCCAGATAAACGCTGGTCTTCACCTTCCCCATTGTACCACCATCGGTAATTACCTGCATTGGTATATAAACCCATCGAAACCGTTAATTAGATCGACGTCGAAATGGCATCGGTGGTGAAATGAGAGAGATAACGCCGAGGCGCATAATCGAGATGAAGGGGAAGGAAAAGATAGCGATGGTGACCGCTTACGATTATCCATCGGCGCTGATAGCGGACAAAGCCGGGATGGACATAATATTCGTCGGTGATTCCCTCGGCATGGTCGTCTACGGGGAGCAGAACACGCTGAACGTCTCGATGGAGCAGATGGTATTCCACACGAAGGCCGTCTCCAAGGTGGTAAAGCGCGCGCTCGTTCTGGCGGACATGCCCTTCGGGAGCTACGAGATAGACACCGACGAGGGCATGGAAAACGCGGTGAAGTTAATCCAGGCCGGAGCGGATGCGGTTAAGATAGAGGGTGGCTACGACCACAGAAAGCTCGTGAGAAAGCTCGTTCGCATGGGCATCCCTGTGATGGGTCACACCGGGTTAACACCGCAACGCTACCTACGCTTGGGTGGCTATAGATTGATGGGCGAGACAGAGGAAGAGATCGAGGAGATACTCCGCGATGCAAAGGCCCTTGAAAAGGCCGGTGCCTTCGCCGTCGTTCTGGAGTTCACATTGGCGGACGTTGCAAAGCTCGTAACCGAGGAAATCTCCGTCCCAACTATAGGAATCGGCTCCGGTCCGTGGGTCGACGGGCAGGTTTTGGTGTGGCACGACCTTCTTGGAATCTACGAGGAGACCCCGCCCTTCGTCAAGAAGTACGCGGACATTGGGGGGATGATCAGACTGGCCCTCGAAAACTACCGTGAAGAGGTCAAGACAGGGGAGTTCCCGGGGAAGGAACACTACTGGGAGTTCCTTGACAAGGACGACTTCAGGAGAAAGGCCGGAAAGGCCCTTGAGAGGCTGGAGGACGACTGATGCTGAGGGGGAAGGAGATCAGCGTTATCATTCCTGCTTATAACGAGGAGAAACTCCTCCCTGGGGTGCTGGAGAAGATCCCGAATTTCGTTGATGAAGTGATAGTGGTCGATGACGGCTCCTCGGACGGGACTTATCCCTTAGCACTCTCCTTTTCCAAAAAAGACTCAAAGGTTAAGGCCTTCAGGCTTGAAAGGAACTGCGGCAAGGGCTGTGCAATGCGGGAAGGCATCAAATACGCCAGTGGGGACGTCGTTGTCTTCATGGACGCCGACGGTCAGCACAGGCCGGAGGATGTAATCAAGCTCGTCGAACCCGTCATAGATGGAAAGGCCGATGTGGTGATAGGGGCGCGGAAGGGAGACTTAAAATCCCGCCCACCCCACAGGAGGCTGACTATCATCACGACGAAGCTCATATGATTCAAGTTGAGGAGGTACGTTTATGACACACAGAGCGGCTTTCGGGCGTTCAGGCGGGAGTTCCTGCCGGGGATAGAAAGCGACCGCTATGAGGTCGAGACGGAGATGCTCTTCAAATCCGCCAAAATGGGAGCGCGGATAGAAGAAGTGCCCGTTGAACTCATATACGATCCCAACCGAGAAGGGCGTTTTGGAATTGGAGATATCCTCAGGTTTCTCCATGCGTACGTTAGATTTTGATTTTCTCATAACCCCTAATGATAGCCACTACATGAGGGATATCATACCGTTGGTTGAGACAGACGTTATTCAGCTGGTATACCCATCCTTTAGTATATTATCCAACGCCCATCACCATAGTTAAACACACAACGATCCGCTGATATATGTTGTGGATAATCCACCAATCCTCCGGATTTTTGGTAAAGTTTATATAACAGAACTGGGAACTTATTAATGGGTGTCCAGAATACTAGTGGCGACATTGAACTCCCGGCATCAGAGAAGGCTTTGGACTGCAACGTTTGCAATGGCAATCTCAGTGGTTCTGCTGGCCGGGGCCTACATTGGAGCATACGTGACGGGAAGCGCTAGAACGTTAAATCAGACCTTTACGGCCCACAGGGGGGTTCTACACATCTACAGTGTTGAGATGCTGAAGAATGGACATAACAGCATGTGCTTTTTTCATGGCGAATGGAGTGACCGAAGTGGAGAAGGTCTGATGCCTTTCAAAAACGGCCTTATGTACCCCATAATCATCCCGGAACATGATATTTGGGTGAAAATGGGGTTAAAACAGGGCTTTTTACCCCCGGTGAAACCCGCCAAGCGGTTTAATGGTTCAAAGTTTGCCTCATAGAAGATGTCATTTTGGCGGGGCTCTCTTCTAAAGTGGTCCTTTTAGAAGCGGAGGATGGTTGTGGAGCCGGGACCGGGATTTGAACCCGGGACCTGCGGATTACGAGTCCGCCGCCCTACCGAGCTAGGCTACCCCGGCACCGTTTTTAAACTCCCTGCCGGGTTTATAAGTTTTTCTCAGATGCCCAGTTCTCATGGGGCAGTTGTTTAATCCTTAAAAACCCATTGCCCAACTACAACCCGGTGAGAACATGGAGATACCAAACTATGGGAAAGTTGAGTTTAAAGCGGTTCTCTTCGACCTGAACGGGACACTGGGCGAACACGGAAGGGTAAGCGAGGAAGTGAAACGTCTCCTCAAGGAACTCGCCGAACGGTACACGATAGTAGTTCTGAGTGCAGACACCTTTGGGACCCTTGAAGAGGAGTTCAAAGGGCTTCCCGTCAGGGTTGAGAGGGTCTCAAGCGGGGCCGATAAGGCCGAGATAGCGAAGGGGTACGTTCCCTACGCGGCCGTGGGGAACGGCAACAACGACGTGGCGATGCTCGAGGGGGCAGAACTGGCCTTCTGCGTGGTTGGATCCGAGGGGGCGTCAGTTGACACCCTTCTTGCCAGTGACATAGTGGTGAGAGACGTTAGGGATGCGATAGCGATGCTCCTGGACGAGAAGAGGCTCATCGCGACGCTGAGGGGATGAAGGAGTGGATTACAGAACGTTGAAGGATACTGGAACGGCCAGACTTGTCGTGAAAAAGTCGGTCTTCATAGGCTACGCCTCACCGGCCAGCACGGAGGGGAAAGCAAAGCTCTTCATAGAGAAGATAAAAGCACACCACAGCGACGCCAACCACAACGCCTACGCTTACATCATCAACGACGGAAGGAACTTCGCCGTTCGCTACGATGACGACGGTGAGCCAAAAGGCTCGGCAGGGAAGCCGGTCCTCAAGGTCATCCAGAATAGAGGGTTAAGCAACGTTGTGGTCGTTGTTACACGCTACTTCGGCGGGATAAAGCTCGGCTACGGCGGCCTTGCCAAGGCCTATGGAGACGCGGCAAGCCTAGCCATCGAGAACGCAGGAGTCGTTGAGGTTTACGAAACAGAGCGCTTTGAGGTTGCCTTTCCCTACAGCCTCTTTCACGCGGTTAAAGAAACCGTTGAAAATGCCGGTGGAAAGGTTCTCAGAGAGGAATACAACCAGCTGGTAAAGTTCACGGTCGAGGTCAGGAAGGATGAAGCTGAAAAGCTGATGGCACTTTTGACCGAGAAAACGAGGGGAAGGGCGAGGCTAAAGCCCCTGTTTATGCAGGAAGTTTGAGAGTGGCTTTTATCTTTTACACCCCGTGTAATTTACATGGGGTGTAACTTACATGGTATGTAAAAAGTTCTTCACGACCAAGCCACCATAGAAAGGGGATGTCTCTGGGGAACGGAGCATGGGAAGGCCGTTGATTCCCTTTTAGATGCCAGTTCACAGGGGGAACGCATCCCTCCTTCTCGGGCCAAGGCGCGTCGGAAAAACGAGCGTGGCCAGTGTAATGGCTGAGAAGCTCCAAAAGCAGAGGAGACACCACTACGTCTATTTCAACTTCTCCCGCTTTTCTTGGCGCCAAAGCCATCTCAATAGCAGATATAGAACCGAAGAGAACGTCTCTGAAGCTTATAATCACCAGCAAAAGCTACACACTGTCCCTGAAGGGGCTGAGCGTCGAGGTCAGGAAGACCAGCATCGAGGAGTTCTCCTCGGACTTTTCAGCCCTTGTGAGGGTTCTCTCTCAAAACGCGAAGCTCGGCGTTCTGATATTCGACGAGGCTCATGTGCTGGCGAGGCTGAAGAACTTCGACTTCCGCGGCCTGCTCCAGGAGATAACCGACAGCTATCCAAACATCTCTCCCTCGTCTTCACCGGATCAATGCCCGGAATGCTGATGAACTACCTCAACCCCAATTCGAAGAAGCCGAACTTCATGCGCTCTGCTGAGATCCCCACGCTCCGACGCTGGACCCCGGAGGAGGGCTTGGAATAAGGAGGGCTTTGAAAGCTATGGACTCATTATAAGGGATGAACTGGAGCTTTTAAGGGCGGTGAAAGAGCTTGGAGGGGTTCCCGGCTTCATAGCGTACTACGGCTTAACCGCCGTGAACCTAGTCCGCGGGGGGAAGAGAGTGGAAGAAGCCCTCCCGCTTGCCCTTGAGGAGAGCAGGAAATATGCACTGGATGAGTGGAAGAAGGACATAAAGGCTTTCCTTAACGTTTACAGCAGTCCAATCTACGTGGCCGTCCTCAAGGTGCTGGCAAATGCATATCCCAGCGCGCTTAGAGGGGCTGAGGTTTACAGGCAACTGGAGTCACTTGGGACTGCACCAACGAGGTTCAACATGTCTATAAATATATCGAGACCCTCGAGAGGGCAGGCTTTATACGCTCCTCTGAAAGAAAGTATTGGATTGAAGACCCGCTCCTCAGGAAGGCCGTGAGGAATTTCAACTCTTAATGTCATTCTACGGCACGTTAAGGAATCACCAACACAAAAGAAGCTTTATTATCTAGAGGAGCATCTCGCCGTTTGCCTTCGTGTATGTCCGCTCCACCTCGCCGATGGGAAGCCTGAAACGGGCGCGGTCATCAAAGAGGGCGAGTTCAACTTTTCCGGTGCAGATCCTCTCAAGGATTCCGGCCTCGCTCTCAACAAAGGCCTCAAACCGCTTGTAAACCTTCACGGCCATTTTCTCACCTTCCGTGCTCGTCCCAAAGGGACAAAAAGAAAAAATCATTCGAGCAGGGCCATTATTTCACCCTCGCCCAGGGTCTTCTCTACGAACCTCGAGAGAACGTAGGTCACCGCGAGGAGGTTCTTTGGGGTGAGCTTGAAGATCCACATGATCGAGCCTTTGGAGATTACGGCCCTGTTGCCGTCGAAGTAAAGCTCAAGGGTCGTTTTTTCATCGGATGTTTCTAACTCGAAGATATAGTAATCCAAATCCCGTGCATACATACAAATCACCACGCAGAAGAGCCAGATTATACAAGTAACCGTAGAACAGGTAGAAGGGCATAATCTTTATCTCCACGAATCGGCCCCGCAACCCTTTAAAACCCTCACCCTCAGCCTAACCCGGTGGTGAGGATGAGCAGGATAGCGGTCATCGATTACGACAGGTGCAACCCGGATAAATGCGGGCACTTCCTCTGCGAGCGAGTCTGCCCGGTCAACCGAATGGGCGGCGAGGCGATAATCATAGATGAGGAGAACTACCGGCCGGTTATACAGGAGGCGAGCTGTACCGGCTGCGGAATCTGCGTGCATAAATGCCCATTCGGCGCGATAACAATAGTCAACCTCCCGGAGCAGCTGGATGAAGACTGCGTCCATCGTTATGGAATAAACTCCTTCGTCCTCTACCGCCTTCCTGTCGTCAAGGACGGCATGGTCGTCGGAATCCTCGGGCCTAACGGAACCGGTAAAACTACGGCCGTCAAAATCCTCTCGGGTCAGATTCTCCCGAACCTCTGCTCCGACAACGAGGACTGGGACGCCCTTATAAAAGCCTTCCGCGGCAATGAGCTTCAGAACTACTTCGAGAGGCTGAAGAACCGCGAGATAAAACCCGTTGTTAAACCACAGTACATCGACCTCATTCCGAAGGCCGTTAGGGGCAAGGTTCGCGACCTCCTCAAGAAGGCCGACGAAAGTGGGAAGTTTGATGAGGTGGTCAAGGGACTTGAGCTTGAAAACATCCTCGACAGGGACATACGACAGCTCTCCGGCGGTGAACTCCAGCTCGTTGCGATAGCGGCGGCCCTCCTCAGGGATGCACATTTTTACTTCTTCGACGAGCCGTCAAGCTACCTCGACATAAGGCAGCGCCTTGAAGTCGCGAGGATCATCAGAAGCCTTGCCGACTCCGGGAAAGCTGTTCTCACGGTGGAGCACGATTTGGCCGTCCTAGACTACCTCAGCGACGTAATACACGTCGTCTATGGTAAACCCGGCGCCTACGGTATCTTCTCCAAGCCAAAGAGCACAAGAAACGGGATAAACGAGTTCCTAAAGGGTTACCTCAAGGATGAGAACGTCCGCTTCAGACCCTATGAGGTCAGCTTCACGAAGAAGAGCGAGAGGAAGAGCCAAGAGGGTGAGATACTCGTCCAGTATCCAAGGCTGGTGAAGGACTACAACTCATTCAGACTCGAGGCCGAAGGGGGAGAGCTTTACATCGGCGAGGTCGTTGGAATTGTCGGACCGAACGGAATAGGGAAGACCACCTTTGTCAAGATGCTCGCCGGGGTTGAGAAGCCAACTGAGGGGGAGGTCGACTGGTCGCTGATGGTCTCCTACAAACCGCAGTACATCAAAGCTGACTATGAGGGGACGGTTTACGAACTCCTCAGTAAGATTAACGGGAGCAAACTCGTGAGCAGTTTCTACAAGAGCGAACTCCTGAACCCCCTAGGAATACCAGAACTCTACGACAAGAGAATCAGCGAGTTGAGCGGAGGCGAACTCCAGCGCGTCGCGATAACCGCCTGCCTGATAAGGAACGCGGATCTCTACCTCTTGGACGAGCCTTCCGCGCATCTCGACTCAGAGCAGAGGCTGGCCGTTTCAAAGGCAATCCGCTCCCTTATGGCAAAGGACGAGAAGACGGCCCTAATAGTCGAGCACGACGTGATGATGGTGGATTACCTCAGCGATAGGCTCATCGTCTTTGAGGGTGAACCTGGGAAGCACGGTAGGGCACTGCCCCCAATGGGAATGCGCGAGGGCATGAACCGCTTCCTTGCTTCAGTGGGTATAACCTTCCGCAGGGATCCGGACAGTGGCAGGCCCAGGGCCAACAAGGAAGGCTCGGTCAAGGACAGGGAGCAAAAGGAGAGGGGCGAGTACTACTACGCCTGAGTTCTGATCTTTTTATTTCCTGCGCTTTTGTAGTATCCCAGACCATTATATCTCCCGTCTCAACCCAGTATAAACGTAGCTAAACGAGGGCTAACGTTTTTTAACGCAGGAAATTCCAGGAAGGACCAGTCAATCTTCCGGCTTAACGAAAGAAAATTTAAGAACACGATTTCGTGAAAAAAGCTTAAATAGGAGTTTTTGGAGATAAACAACCGAGGTGAAAAGCCATGATGTGGAAAAAAAGCGTAGCACTGCTCTTTGGTTTGATGCTGATTGCCACGGGAATGGCCTTCAGCGATGTTTCAGCGGCCAAAAGCAGTAGCGTTACGGTAATACTCGTCAGTGACAGTGTGGCCGACAGCGCTCTCGCCAATTACATAGCAAACATGACGGGAGCCTTCGTCGTGACGACTCCCTGGGGTGTTTACAACCCAAACGTTACCGCTGAGGTCATGGCCTACGCTCCAGATAAGGTCATCATAATAGGTGGCCCAGTGGCGGTGCCCGAGCAGTACGTGTCGGACCTCCAGAGCCTTAACATAACGGTGGAGCGCTGGTGGGGTGAAAACAGATATGAAACGGATGTGGCCGTCATAGGCAACGCTACCGTTAAGCTTCACCTAAAGTTCCAAGGGAACGCGATAATCGCTCCGGGCAACGACAGCGCCGCGATAAAGAAGGCCTTCATGGAAGCCGTTAAGGCAAGGGGAGTAATAATCTACGCCAACAATACCACAGACCCGATAAGGATACTTGGAAGGTTCGGGATCACGCCAAAGAACATAACGGTAGTTCAAACTGCAGTAATGAAGGGAGCAATGCTGAAGATAATCCAGAAAATAAAGCGCGATGACTCGATGGTTAAAGTCACGGAGATAGGAATCAACATCACTCGGGAGATGGCTCTCAATGCGATAAATAAGACCAAAGAGCGCATAGCCTATGCAGAAAAGCTCCTCAAGAACGCAACGCTAAGCCAGCACGAAAAGCACATGGCCGAGAAGATGCTCAACATTTCCGAGGAGGAGCTTCAGCGCGCCGAAAAAGCGCTCAACGAGGGCAAGTACGGTGAGGCGTATGGACTTGCCATTGCAGCCGATGCACACGCCGACTTCGTGGTGAGGATTGCATCCGATGGATGGATGGAGAAACTCCGCGTGGACCCAGGAATGGGACTTAGAA includes these proteins:
- a CDS encoding archease gives rise to the protein MREWEHYEHTADIGIRGYGSTLEEAFEAVALALFDVMVDVRKVDPKECREVEAEGEDLMALLYNFLEELLVIHDVEGLVFGDVRIEIEKSGDGYKIKARACGELLSEKQGPKEEVKAITYHEMEIKQLPDGRWMAQLVPDI
- the panB gene encoding 3-methyl-2-oxobutanoate hydroxymethyltransferase — encoded protein: MREITPRRIIEMKGKEKIAMVTAYDYPSALIADKAGMDIIFVGDSLGMVVYGEQNTLNVSMEQMVFHTKAVSKVVKRALVLADMPFGSYEIDTDEGMENAVKLIQAGADAVKIEGGYDHRKLVRKLVRMGIPVMGHTGLTPQRYLRLGGYRLMGETEEEIEEILRDAKALEKAGAFAVVLEFTLADVAKLVTEEISVPTIGIGSGPWVDGQVLVWHDLLGIYEETPPFVKKYADIGGMIRLALENYREEVKTGEFPGKEHYWEFLDKDDFRRKAGKALERLEDD
- a CDS encoding tRNA (cytosine(49)-C(5))-methyltransferase — its product is MSARDRVRETNPGFYERYSRLEDTDEFWEFLIRSLRQSIRVNTLKAPLESVVERLREEFELEPIPWVREGFFINVDNLVEVPEHSLGLIFGQEASSMIPPVVLEPKPGELVLDMAAAPGSKTGQIAQYMGNEGCIIANDPKLSRANVLMANLNRMGVLIARVTTRDGAYFARFKDTFDRILLDAPCSSVGMIRKKWKFLEEWRMKTVIRYMNIQKRLIRVAYGALKPGGTLVYSTCTIDPLENEEVVDYLLRKTDARLERIDLPVRTSEPVLEWEGRTYSLELKKALRIHPNDNDTEAFFIAKIAKPEGGE
- a CDS encoding ribosome biogenesis/translation initiation ATPase RLI, with the protein product MSRIAVIDYDRCNPDKCGHFLCERVCPVNRMGGEAIIIDEENYRPVIQEASCTGCGICVHKCPFGAITIVNLPEQLDEDCVHRYGINSFVLYRLPVVKDGMVVGILGPNGTGKTTAVKILSGQILPNLCSDNEDWDALIKAFRGNELQNYFERLKNREIKPVVKPQYIDLIPKAVRGKVRDLLKKADESGKFDEVVKGLELENILDRDIRQLSGGELQLVAIAAALLRDAHFYFFDEPSSYLDIRQRLEVARIIRSLADSGKAVLTVEHDLAVLDYLSDVIHVVYGKPGAYGIFSKPKSTRNGINEFLKGYLKDENVRFRPYEVSFTKKSERKSQEGEILVQYPRLVKDYNSFRLEAEGGELYIGEVVGIVGPNGIGKTTFVKMLAGVEKPTEGEVDWSLMVSYKPQYIKADYEGTVYELLSKINGSKLVSSFYKSELLNPLGIPELYDKRISELSGGELQRVAITACLIRNADLYLLDEPSAHLDSEQRLAVSKAIRSLMAKDEKTALIVEHDVMMVDYLSDRLIVFEGEPGKHGRALPPMGMREGMNRFLASVGITFRRDPDSGRPRANKEGSVKDREQKERGEYYYA
- a CDS encoding lipopolysaccharide biosynthesis protein, which codes for MTGLFFWNVDVMMVSKLLGAMETGFYNVGATIFKAIYFLPQSFGSVLLPKVSKAYHDGNLWGVRNLLLESAKTLLLIAIGIVVYSQTSLPYYVPLLFGDKYSPAMKIIGPMSLIVLFYFPAFLGQNLLVAINREKKAVNSLVIANATNFVLNLVFIKMYGILGAVYGTVLSQVVFFYHHRLLPPRCY
- a CDS encoding YigZ family protein is translated as MDYRTLKDTGTARLVVKKSVFIGYASPASTEGKAKLFIEKIKAHHSDANHNAYAYIINDGRNFAVRYDDDGEPKGSAGKPVLKVIQNRGLSNVVVVVTRYFGGIKLGYGGLAKAYGDAASLAIENAGVVEVYETERFEVAFPYSLFHAVKETVENAGGKVLREEYNQLVKFTVEVRKDEAEKLMALLTEKTRGRARLKPLFMQEV
- a CDS encoding type II toxin-antitoxin system VapC family toxin, with translation MTGRSVYLDTNAILKRYLDEEGSDVVKELFRDAYRGEVKLAFSFWNIGEVIGTLDKRLRRGQLSRDEFDFLKKGFLAEVKRFTRLGVLEMVPVHSLILADAWKLIERYHLYQADALQIVSAKYVEARSFYTADKRLHRAAIEEDLNSVLLGGG
- a CDS encoding HAD family hydrolase → MEIPNYGKVEFKAVLFDLNGTLGEHGRVSEEVKRLLKELAERYTIVVLSADTFGTLEEEFKGLPVRVERVSSGADKAEIAKGYVPYAAVGNGNNDVAMLEGAELAFCVVGSEGASVDTLLASDIVVRDVRDAIAMLLDEKRLIATLRG
- a CDS encoding CopG family transcriptional regulator, which gives rise to MGKVKTSVYLDEELWKEFKELAQREKSEVSKLLEEALMNYLINEVLKDVDDSEVPLWFEPLRVKGESSEKLVREMRDDREKRLLGY